A region of the Chlamydia felis Fe/C-56 genome:
CAGCCCGATGCTAGAGAATCATGAAGAAGTCGTACGAAGGCTTCCCATTTTCCTGACTCATGCTCTCGGTATTTATCAGGATTTTTAAAGAAGATCGCCGGGTGGTTGCAGATTTGTTTTAAGTGATTCAATAGGGCAAATACATGGAGGTAATTGACCGTTTGTTCTTCTGGAGATTCCAATTGTTGAATCTGTGCTTTCTCTCTTTTTAATGTGGAAAGGCAGAGCTTTTTCTGTTCAGGAGATAGCGTACAAGGAATTATCGATTCTACTTTTTCAGGAAGTTCTGGAAGGACGAGTTTTTTCGTTCTTCTTAAGATGAAAGGTCGCGTTAATTTTAGTAGGAGATCTTGAGATGGAATAATCTCATCATCAGCTTCTGCTGCATTCTTTTTCGTAAAGAGCTTCTTAAATAAGGCATCAGAAGGAAGATAGTTGGGGAGAATAATGTCTAAGAGGCCTTTAAATTCAAGAAGGTTATTTTCTATAGGAGTTCCTGTTAATCCCAACTTCATTTGGGAATCTAATCGGCACAGAATCTTATGAATTTGGCTATTTTTATTTTTTGCCATATGAATTTCATCGAACACAGTTACCGAAAATGAAAGTTTGTAAAACTTCGCGTAATTTTGTCTTAGGGTTCCATATGAGGTGATGATCACATCAGCAGGGGGTAGGTGTTCTGGTTTGTTGGGACCGTGGAATGAAAAAATACTTACCGTGGGTAAATGCGTCGCTAATGTGTGTTCCCAATGAGGCAGCACGCTTGTTGGGCAGACAACAAGAAACTTAGGGCGTTCTGTAGGTTCTGCAGATTGAAAGACAATATCCAATAATGCTGTAGCTTGGTGGGTTTTCCCTAATCCCATCTCATCGCAAAGAAGCCCGGATAGACGGTGGTTGTATAAAAACCATAACCATAACAAACCGCTATTTTGGTATGGACGTAGCTTATGATCCGTAGAGAATAGACTTTGCGGAATCGGAGGGAGACACGCAGCTTTAAGTTGAGAAAAGAACGCAAGATCAGATGCACTTGCGTTAATGTTTTTATGCGTAGATAGCGGGGCTAAAGCGTCTAACTTAAAAATATCTGTAACTGTAGCAATTACAGTATTTTCAGGAATCTGACATTTTTGAGCAGAGATAAATTGTTTTAAGAATTGAAATAGGCAATGTTGGAAATTTAAAAATCCAGCTTTTGTAAAGGCGAAAGCTTTTTTATTTTTTAAAGCTTGTAGCACCACTCCCAAAGGTATAGAACCAATATTGGTCTTGAGTTCTAGATGTAAGTGTAAGGGTGATGAAGGATGGGGGCGTGTTATGGATAAGATAACGAGCTCAAAAGTTTCTGGGGTGCGAAGCTGCGAATCTGCGAATACAAGTTTATCGTTTTGGAAATTTTGATGAATGAAATCAGGAACTTGTTCCGGAAGAACCTTCTTAGGGAGAGAACATAATGATTGCAAAGGTGTGGGGAGCAGGTTAAATCCAAGATTTTCTCGGTAAAGGAAAACGCCAAATAACCGACAGTTTTCCTCTTCAAGACCTTGAAACACAGGTTTTAGATATAATCCTGAGCCCTTAGATTCTTTGTGTACTTCAAAGAAGAGATTTTTTAGCGGTGGTGTAGGAGCAAAGAAGTTGGGGATTGTTCTTAAAACTACCTCGTGCTTCATGATAAAGCTAGGAATTTGATCCGCATCTACAATCAAACCGTCTTGAATTTCTAGATTGGCTTTTCTTTGCAAGAAAAATCCTTGCCCGGAGTAATATATCCAGGGGCCGTAGTGAATGTCTATAGCTGCAGGATCTCCAGTGTTATAATGGAATAACAAAACACCCTGTTGTGTAATGTTATATGTTAATTGTCCTTCGGGGACCTGATCGGTAAAGACCTCAAATCCAGGCTCTCGAATTAAAAAGCCTTTGGTATTTAAAAAATCCTCAACTTGATCAACTTTAATAGTAAATGAGATTTGAGGAGAGAGAAGCCCTTCTACAGTAAACAATCCCCTTTCAGGAACATAGCAAAAATCGGGATAGATTAATTCTCCATTCTCTAAATCTCCAGGAGTGTCTAGGTATGCTGAAAAAGATATAGAAGAGTCCCTGAGAAAATGAATAGAATAACGAATCGGGCGTTTTTCAGCATCGTAGTGAAGAAGAGAAAGTATTTGTTTCTTTAGTTCTGCGGGAAGTAAAGAAATTATGTGTAGAGAAACGGAAGTTTCTTCTGCAGGAAGAATAACCTGCTGTGTCCCGGCTATATAGCCAACAGAACCAATTTGAGTTACAGGTTGATTTTTCAGATCCTGTTTTACAGGCTCCATTGTGAAGTATATTTTAGATTCTTCTGGAGCAACACGTACTGCTGTGACAGAAAAATCACCATAATTCCCTGGAAGAGATGTTTGCGAGAAATTAATTTTGGGGAATAGGTCTTCTAAAGTAGAAAAATCTAAAATCTCTCCTTTTAAAGAGATCCCTTCCCACTGCATTGAAAATTGAGTGGGGAATCCTTGGCTATTTTCAATAAGATCTAAGCGAGCTCCATCTTCAGAGAAGAAGAAAAAGCGTTTTGCTATGCGATATAAAGCAGATTGTAGAAAGGTTTTTTCTGTATAGATTGTCGGCTCTGGAGTTTGATGGACGATGGGCAGCCATTCTGTAAAGGATGCCGGAGATAAAGCAGCAATCTCTACTGTTGCGCAAGAGGTCGTTATAGAATAGTGTTTATCGCCATCAGCATGCAGATGGGCTCTTTCCATGAATAACTTATAGAATAGAGCGTACCAGAAAGAACTATTAAATTTGTGATGAAGAGGTAGCCATCCGTGAGCATCGTAGGCTGAGAAAAACGCGGTCATTAAATGAACACAGCAATCCCCATCCGGACAACTACATGAGGCGAAAGTTAGGTTGTCCGCGTCGCTAAATTTTAGCGTACTGACCCAGTTTCCCTCAGGAGAATCTTCATCGGGAAGGCGGATGTTATAACAATCTCCAGAAAAATCTAAAACGATGTCTTGGCGGTTCGCAGCGAGATAATCCATCGCTGTTTGACGAAAGCCAGCTAAAGCGTTTAAAACCATAACGTTATGCTAGTTAGCAAATGCAAGCATTAGCTCAACTCACCAATCGCAAAACGATTGTAAGGGAGAGGGTTAAATAAAACAAAGCTTGGACGTGTCGGAAGTTCCACAACTTATGAGCGATACTTCCGCAAGTCAAAGCGATTAATGCAGGATAACTTAGCTGTAGTAGAGGCAATAGAAGGAGGCTGATATTTTCAAAGTTTAAAATAGAAATTAGGTATGAGGGTATCAGAGTGAAAATTACTGCATTAGAGTACGTCATTCTTTTCGATGAGATGATGCGGGCTAAGAAGTCGGCAACAATCCCAACTAAAGCAATCTCTGTTGTTAAGCAAGCAACAAATACACACATACCGGTCAATAAACTATTTTGTCCAAGAGCAATAGCAGAAATTCTTCCTAGAATTTGTCCTTTACTTGCAGTAGCTAACAAACCGGCGTGCCGAGAGGCACATAGGGCGAATCCTAAATAAATTAACCCAAGAAGTAGCGCAGCTAAAGCAAAAGCTAAACCTAAAGTGCGTTTGTCTTTTTTATTAATTTTTTGAAAGTTTAAAGGCGTTTCATCATTCGCATCTCCATTTTCTATCATTTGTTGTATAGAAATTAATACAATGGAGCAGAAGAAGAACGCTGCAAGAAGGTCCATAGTATTGAAGCCTTCCTTAATTCCTGCCAACCACGCTTGTTGAGGACCCGCAGATTCTATGAAGCTAGGATTTGCGGGAATGGTTAATCCCTTGAAGATTAGCCAAACAAGAGAAACTAACATAATGGGGAAAAATACAGATCCCAACCACTGGATAAGTTTGCTAAGTTTACAAGCAAATAGATAAATTAAAGCACAACAAATCAGGCTGAAAACAGGCAAAGTGGGCAGTAACACTGTTTTTGAATTCGATAGGGATGCTAAAGTCGCATGTGATACAGCAATAGCTCTAGGTATCCCCCCAAAGGGCCCTATCAAACATAAAATTGCTATAATGAAAATCATTCCGGGGACTTTTCCAATAGAGGAAAAAAAGCTCTTATAATTCCCAGAATATAATAGCATACTAAACAGGCCTAATAGGGGAACGCAAACCGCGGTTAACATCATACCGAAGCAGGCAAACCAGGGATGAGAGTGGTAATGATAACCTAGGGCTAAGGGGAATACTATGTTGCCAGCTCCAAAGAACATGGCAAAAATAGACCCTCCAATCGACCAAACAGAGAGCTCTTGTTTAGAGCTAGCCCTATTAGAAGTATTTCTATTCATTATATTAAAAATTGCGATATCGAAGTAGTAAGTAGCTGCCCAGTCTAAAAGATTTCTCCGTTAGAAAGCAAAGTAAATTTCATTCTTGATATATACAGGGAGGGAGGTTTACGAGGAACTGTTTCTATTGGGAAGCGTTCAAGTCTTTATTTCTAAAGAATTTTAATTTATTTTTTACGATGTTTTTGCAGATAGGCGCATATTTTGCATTTATTTACACTGTGGTGAAGAGCTGGGCAATATTTTCTGGCGTAATA
Encoded here:
- a CDS encoding DEAD/DEAH box helicase, giving the protein MVLNALAGFRQTAMDYLAANRQDIVLDFSGDCYNIRLPDEDSPEGNWVSTLKFSDADNLTFASCSCPDGDCCVHLMTAFFSAYDAHGWLPLHHKFNSSFWYALFYKLFMERAHLHADGDKHYSITTSCATVEIAALSPASFTEWLPIVHQTPEPTIYTEKTFLQSALYRIAKRFFFFSEDGARLDLIENSQGFPTQFSMQWEGISLKGEILDFSTLEDLFPKINFSQTSLPGNYGDFSVTAVRVAPEESKIYFTMEPVKQDLKNQPVTQIGSVGYIAGTQQVILPAEETSVSLHIISLLPAELKKQILSLLHYDAEKRPIRYSIHFLRDSSISFSAYLDTPGDLENGELIYPDFCYVPERGLFTVEGLLSPQISFTIKVDQVEDFLNTKGFLIREPGFEVFTDQVPEGQLTYNITQQGVLLFHYNTGDPAAIDIHYGPWIYYSGQGFFLQRKANLEIQDGLIVDADQIPSFIMKHEVVLRTIPNFFAPTPPLKNLFFEVHKESKGSGLYLKPVFQGLEEENCRLFGVFLYRENLGFNLLPTPLQSLCSLPKKVLPEQVPDFIHQNFQNDKLVFADSQLRTPETFELVILSITRPHPSSPLHLHLELKTNIGSIPLGVVLQALKNKKAFAFTKAGFLNFQHCLFQFLKQFISAQKCQIPENTVIATVTDIFKLDALAPLSTHKNINASASDLAFFSQLKAACLPPIPQSLFSTDHKLRPYQNSGLLWLWFLYNHRLSGLLCDEMGLGKTHQATALLDIVFQSAEPTERPKFLVVCPTSVLPHWEHTLATHLPTVSIFSFHGPNKPEHLPPADVIITSYGTLRQNYAKFYKLSFSVTVFDEIHMAKNKNSQIHKILCRLDSQMKLGLTGTPIENNLLEFKGLLDIILPNYLPSDALFKKLFTKKNAAEADDEIIPSQDLLLKLTRPFILRRTKKLVLPELPEKVESIIPCTLSPEQKKLCLSTLKREKAQIQQLESPEEQTVNYLHVFALLNHLKQICNHPAIFFKNPDKYREHESGKWEAFVRLLHDSLASGCKVVVFSQYIHMIRIIMLYLEEIGVKYASIQGKSLNRKEEIEYFTTDPECRVFVGSLLAAGTGINLTAGNVVIMYDRWWNPAKENQALDRVHRIGQKNTVFIYKLMTEDTLEERIHYLIEKKIRLLDKVISTQDSNILHMLNREDLITILSYKDERNGVEDTIDSISDASEEPLI
- the brnQ gene encoding branched-chain amino acid transport system II carrier protein, translating into MNRNTSNRASSKQELSVWSIGGSIFAMFFGAGNIVFPLALGYHYHSHPWFACFGMMLTAVCVPLLGLFSMLLYSGNYKSFFSSIGKVPGMIFIIAILCLIGPFGGIPRAIAVSHATLASLSNSKTVLLPTLPVFSLICCALIYLFACKLSKLIQWLGSVFFPIMLVSLVWLIFKGLTIPANPSFIESAGPQQAWLAGIKEGFNTMDLLAAFFFCSIVLISIQQMIENGDANDETPLNFQKINKKDKRTLGLAFALAALLLGLIYLGFALCASRHAGLLATASKGQILGRISAIALGQNSLLTGMCVFVACLTTEIALVGIVADFLARIISSKRMTYSNAVIFTLIPSYLISILNFENISLLLLPLLQLSYPALIALTCGSIAHKLWNFRHVQALFYLTLSLTIVLRLVS